Proteins from one Capricornis sumatraensis isolate serow.1 chromosome 2, serow.2, whole genome shotgun sequence genomic window:
- the LOC138097869 gene encoding Fc receptor-like protein 2 has protein sequence MFLCPLLLVLAPISVQSDWLSIDMPYYAYEGDQVVVRCSGRDNNKIKRLTFYKDGAWLPAYYNTYIISNARPSDSGSYYCKAKRRVFLFIDDTEQTRSVWLTVRELFPAPQLTTRPSQPTEGASVTLFCGTQLPADRSETQLRYSFYRGGYTLRSDWDSPEFWISEIWKEDSGYYWCEARTVSHSVSKQSHQSYIQVQRIPVSGVFLEIQPQRDQVVKGETLVFVCSVAKGTRKTKFFWHREDTRESLGQKSQLSQRAELEIPVIRESHAGRYYCTADNGYGLIQSQAVIVTVRIPVSRPVLTFSVPGAQALTGDVVELRCEDKGASPPILYRFYHENVPLGNTSAPFGGGASFSLSVTARHSGTYACEADNGLGAQRSDVAVLYVTEFPPKIRLMNGPHRCEGRVEMEKEGHWGTVCDDGWDMKDVAVVCRELGCGAAKHTPAGMLYLPVAEEDQPVFIQVALCNGTEAALAECEQVETFDCGHDEDAGAVCEAF, from the exons ATGTTCCTGTGCCCTTTGCTTCTGGTCCTTG CTCCTATCAGCGTGCAGTCAG ACTGGCTGAGTATCGATATGCCATACTATGCCTATGAAGGAGACCAGGTGGTGGTGAGGTGCTCTGGCAgagacaataataaaataaagagactGACGTTCTACAAAGATGGAGCTTGGCTACCCGCTTATTATAACACCTATATCATTTCAAATGCAAGACCCAGTGACAGTGGCTCCTATTATTGTAAGGCAAAAAGGAGAGTGTTCTTATTTATAGATGACACGGAACAAACAAGATCTGTATGGCTCACTGTCCGAG AGCTGTTTCCAGCACCTCAACTGACAACCAGACCCTCGCAACCCACTGAGGGAGCCTCAGTAACCCTGTTCTGTGGTACCCAGCTCCCTGCAGACAGATCAGAGACCCAACTTCGCTACTCCTTCTACAGGGGTGGCTACACCCTGAGGTCAGACTGGGACTCACCAGAGTTTTGGATCTCAGAAATATGGAAAGAAGACTCAGGATATTACTGGTGTGAGGCAAGGACAGTATCTCACAGTGTCTCAAAACAGAGTCACCAGTCCTATATACAAGTGCAAA GAATCCCTGTGTCTGGAGTGTTCCTGGAGATACAGCCCCAGAGGGACCAGGTGGTTAAAGGGGAGACACTGGTCTTTGTCTGCTCTGTGGCCAAAGGCACCAGGAAAACCAAATTCTTTTGGCACAGAGAAGACACAAGAGAGAGTCTGGGGCAGAAAAGTCAGCTCTCCcagagagcagagctggagatcccCGTTATCCGGGAGAGCCATGCCGGACGCTACTACTGCACAGCTGACAACGGCTACGGCCTCATCCAGAGCCAGGCAGTGATCGTGACTGTGAGAA TTCCAGTGTCACGTCCCGTCCTCACCTTCAGTGTTCCTGGGGCCCAGGCCTTGACTGGGGACGTGGTGGAGCTTCGCTGTGAGGACAAGGGAGCATCTCCCCCCATTTTGTACCGGTTTTACCATGAAAATGTTCCCCTGGGGAACACCTCGGCGCCTTTTGGAGGAGGAGCTTCCTTCAGCCTATCTGTGACCGCAAGGCATTCTGGGACCTATGCTTGTGAGGCCGACAATGGCCTGGGGGCCCAGCGCAGTGATGTGGCGGTACTCTACGTGACAG AATTTCCACCTAAAATACGCCTAATGAATGGTCCCCACCGTTGTGAAGGGCGAGTGGAGATGGAAAAGGAAGGTCACTGGGGCACCGTGTGTGATGACGGCTGGGACATGAAGGATGTGGCCGTGGTGTGCCGGGAGCTGGGCTGTGGAGCAGCCAAGCACACACCTGCAGGCATGTTGTATCTGCCAGTGGCAGAAGAGGACCAGCCTGTATTTATTCAGGTAGCCCTGTGCAATGGGACAGAAGCGGCACTGGCTGAATGTGAGCAAGTTGAGACCTTTGACTGTGGGCACGATGAGGATGCAGGTGCAGTGTGTGAAG caTTCTAG